The Psychrosphaera ytuae genome includes a region encoding these proteins:
- the mrcB gene encoding penicillin-binding protein 1B, with translation MSQQVDPNQILKQNAYRVLKVLIFLCVLLSFYLLYLDAWVQKRMSGPKWDTPVQVFARPLAVYPYRFLPKQELIDELKLLEYRSVKTINSPGQYVVNQSYVELYRRSFVSFDGLLVPERLRIGFKDNRVAAVDRFVDGQWQGTQMAYLDPLLISRQATESKEDREILDLSTIPEWMVDALLVVEDKNFYHHHGVAPLAIARALIANIAAGRKVQGGSTITQQLAKNLLLNDNRKAYTRKIKEAFIALILDYRYSKDSILEAYFNEIYLGQNGSRGVHGFALASKFYFNTRLAELEPEQFALLVAIVKGPSYYNPIRHPERAIERRDLVLQLMVSENVISARQYQVAVDQPLGLKVNKTKYRARFPSYLQQVERELAKIDVIAPTNSGLMVFTGLDPLLQSRYEQRFKQSVKQLEKAYKQKQLNGAVVSVSLENGTILAMIGDVNASTGGFNRALDTQRNIGSLVKPAVYLTALDSPDYHLGSVLKDTAISMKSNKGQQWQPENYDKKQRGEVLLFEALSQSLNLPTVHLGMDVGLTSVINTLRKLGVEQQLQKYPSLLLGAVPMSPLKVAEVYQPIANYGQKLPVQAITHITDNNGIKLHTSDTSGQVIFDYETSYELAHALTQVTKVGTAKRLASEHKGIVFGGKTGTTDDLRDSWFVGFDQNKVTSVWLGRDDNTPINLTGSQGALFAFSQLQKARLPESISKPKPNNVEIRYVEKQTGQILSDDCGEHIALPITQYKITQVKDCPSLFDWL, from the coding sequence ATGAGTCAACAAGTCGATCCAAACCAAATATTAAAACAAAACGCTTATCGGGTTTTAAAAGTCCTGATCTTCTTGTGCGTATTGTTGTCGTTTTATTTGTTGTACCTCGATGCATGGGTACAAAAACGGATGTCGGGTCCAAAGTGGGATACACCAGTTCAAGTCTTTGCGCGGCCATTAGCGGTTTATCCCTATCGCTTTTTGCCAAAACAAGAATTAATTGACGAGTTAAAGTTACTGGAATACCGCTCGGTTAAAACTATCAATAGTCCAGGTCAATATGTTGTAAATCAGTCCTATGTAGAATTATACCGACGAAGCTTTGTATCCTTTGATGGCTTACTAGTGCCTGAGCGACTGCGGATTGGATTTAAGGACAATCGAGTGGCCGCAGTCGATCGTTTTGTCGATGGTCAATGGCAGGGGACACAAATGGCGTATCTCGATCCTTTGCTTATCTCTCGTCAGGCAACCGAGAGTAAAGAAGACCGAGAAATTTTAGATTTATCAACTATTCCAGAGTGGATGGTTGATGCCTTGTTAGTGGTTGAGGACAAAAACTTTTACCATCATCACGGTGTTGCGCCGCTGGCAATAGCACGGGCATTGATAGCCAATATTGCCGCGGGACGAAAGGTCCAAGGTGGCAGTACCATCACTCAGCAGCTTGCAAAAAACTTACTTTTAAACGACAACCGAAAAGCCTACACCCGTAAAATTAAAGAGGCCTTCATTGCCCTTATTTTGGACTATAGATACAGTAAAGACTCGATTTTAGAGGCGTATTTTAATGAGATTTACCTCGGTCAAAATGGCTCTCGCGGGGTACATGGTTTTGCTCTAGCCAGTAAGTTTTACTTTAATACTCGATTGGCAGAACTTGAGCCAGAGCAATTTGCTTTGCTGGTGGCCATTGTAAAGGGGCCGTCTTATTACAATCCAATACGTCATCCAGAGCGGGCTATTGAACGTCGAGACTTAGTGTTGCAGTTGATGGTCTCAGAGAACGTCATCAGTGCGAGACAATACCAAGTGGCGGTCGATCAGCCATTAGGGCTTAAAGTCAACAAAACTAAATATCGAGCTAGGTTTCCATCCTATCTACAGCAAGTAGAGCGCGAGTTGGCCAAAATTGATGTGATTGCCCCTACTAACAGTGGTTTGATGGTATTTACTGGACTGGACCCTTTACTACAAAGCCGCTATGAGCAAAGGTTTAAACAAAGTGTAAAACAGCTCGAAAAAGCCTATAAACAAAAACAACTCAACGGTGCTGTCGTCAGCGTAAGTCTAGAAAATGGCACTATATTGGCGATGATAGGCGATGTTAACGCCAGCACTGGTGGTTTTAACCGAGCTCTTGATACTCAGCGAAATATTGGCTCGTTAGTCAAACCAGCCGTGTATTTAACGGCTCTTGATAGCCCTGATTATCACTTGGGTAGCGTGTTAAAAGATACCGCTATCTCAATGAAAAGTAACAAAGGCCAGCAGTGGCAGCCAGAAAATTACGATAAAAAACAACGTGGTGAAGTCCTTTTGTTCGAAGCTTTGAGTCAAAGCTTAAATCTACCTACGGTTCATTTGGGAATGGATGTTGGGCTAACGTCTGTGATAAATACATTGCGTAAGTTAGGAGTTGAGCAACAACTGCAAAAGTATCCTTCGTTGTTATTGGGCGCGGTCCCCATGTCGCCATTAAAAGTCGCAGAAGTCTATCAGCCAATTGCTAATTACGGTCAGAAGCTTCCCGTTCAGGCGATTACACATATCACAGACAACAATGGCATTAAGTTACACACCAGTGACACAAGTGGACAGGTCATATTCGATTATGAGACCAGCTACGAATTAGCCCACGCATTAACTCAGGTGACAAAAGTAGGTACTGCCAAGCGACTCGCTAGTGAACACAAGGGAATTGTTTTTGGCGGTAAAACAGGCACAACGGACGACTTACGCGACAGTTGGTTTGTTGGGTTTGATCAAAATAAGGTCACCAGCGTTTGGTTGGGAAGAGATGACAATACCCCGATTAATTTAACTGGTAGTCAAGGTGCTTTGTTTGCGTTTAGTCAGTTACAAAAGGCGCGTTTACCTGAGTCTATTTCAAAGCCCAAGCCTAATAACGTTGAGATCCGTTATGTCGAAAAACAAACGGGTCAGATTTTGTCAGACGATTGTGGCGAGCATATAGCACTGCCTATAACCCAGTACAAAATTACCCAAGTAAAAGACTGTCCTTCCTTATTTGACTGGCTATAA
- the hrpB gene encoding ATP-dependent helicase HrpB has protein sequence MSDTHLPIYSILETLKESLQQHPNLVLQADPGAGKSTVVPLELLKSGLFGDQKIIMLEPRRMAARAIAHYLARQLGEAVGQSVGYRVKNDKKISSKTRLEIVTEGVLLRQLQSDPELEGVGLVIFDEFHERTINADLSLLLTMEAQQILRDDLKVIVMSATIDTELVSKYIDDAPIIKCPGRVFPVAVSYQGDSQQRLTEKVWKALQQALSQPGDVLVFLPGIADINRCLEYSKDRFTENFSSAQVEQVEFLALHGSLPLEQQEKAISRSVDATRKVIFSTNIAETSLTIEGVKWVIDSGLEKRLVFDPASGMSKLTTLAISKASAEQRKGRAGRVSEGNCIRLWSETKHNSLADFQEEEILNADLSDAILELANAGHSNFEDIPWLTPPPKAHFDSTRDVLERLGLITTDGKITSLGKQASQLGVHPRLAKMRLAAATPKEVTLANALAALLSERDFLVRGDSADLSLRLNILLEALATNKRAFKQGSSHSIKANTLRNVIADYHALSRKSPDDFELKQFNDIDLIDTAGYLLLQAFPERLAQRRNINSHRYKLANGRGVALDDNDPLVQAEYLVVTDCDAERQEGRIFSALEVSKTLILERLSESLEEQVEYQLSDGSKGSGSKKVIGREVRRYHQLIIEERKTDSVPREFLMDCVQSLIKTDHKEILNWTKACDAWLTRVEWLGEHLSSFPSMTLTSVLDQADEWLLPYISNISSIAEVKQLDVFPLLTSLISYGQSKILNKEAPTHYITPGGKKVPILYCEHQGPTVSVVLQEVFGEQGSPRLAGNTVPLRFELLSPAKRPIQITSDLAQFWSGSYHEVAKDMRAKYPKHRWPEDPANELAGASLKRTFNSNR, from the coding sequence TTGAGTGATACTCACTTACCTATTTATTCAATTTTAGAGACGCTGAAGGAATCTCTTCAGCAGCATCCAAACCTGGTTTTACAAGCCGATCCCGGCGCGGGTAAGTCGACGGTTGTGCCGTTGGAATTACTCAAATCAGGATTGTTTGGCGATCAAAAAATTATAATGCTCGAGCCCCGTCGTATGGCGGCCCGCGCAATTGCCCATTATCTTGCAAGACAACTCGGGGAGGCGGTCGGGCAATCCGTTGGTTATCGAGTTAAAAACGACAAAAAAATATCATCAAAAACTCGACTCGAAATCGTCACCGAAGGGGTATTACTTCGACAGTTACAATCTGATCCCGAGCTTGAAGGCGTGGGGTTAGTGATCTTTGATGAATTTCACGAACGGACCATAAATGCTGACTTATCTTTGTTGCTGACAATGGAAGCGCAACAGATACTCAGAGATGATTTAAAAGTCATTGTTATGTCAGCAACGATAGATACAGAGTTAGTCTCTAAATACATCGATGACGCACCAATTATAAAATGCCCAGGTCGAGTGTTTCCCGTCGCTGTTAGTTATCAAGGTGATAGCCAGCAACGTTTGACCGAAAAGGTGTGGAAGGCTTTACAACAGGCATTGTCTCAACCGGGTGATGTGTTGGTATTTCTGCCGGGTATCGCTGATATCAATCGATGCTTGGAGTATTCTAAAGACCGCTTCACGGAGAACTTTTCGAGTGCACAAGTTGAGCAAGTTGAGTTTTTGGCATTGCATGGTTCATTGCCATTAGAGCAACAAGAAAAAGCTATCTCTCGCAGTGTTGACGCAACTCGAAAAGTGATTTTTTCTACCAACATCGCCGAAACCAGTTTAACCATTGAAGGCGTTAAATGGGTTATTGATTCGGGTCTAGAAAAAAGGTTGGTATTTGATCCCGCTAGTGGCATGTCCAAACTTACTACTCTTGCGATTTCGAAAGCCTCTGCAGAGCAACGCAAAGGCCGAGCGGGCCGAGTCTCAGAAGGCAACTGCATTCGCCTTTGGAGCGAAACCAAGCACAATAGTCTTGCAGACTTTCAAGAAGAAGAAATACTCAACGCCGATTTGTCCGATGCCATACTTGAGCTAGCAAATGCTGGTCATAGCAACTTTGAAGATATTCCATGGTTAACGCCACCGCCTAAAGCTCATTTTGATTCAACTCGTGATGTTTTAGAGCGCTTGGGGCTGATAACAACAGACGGTAAAATCACGTCCTTGGGTAAACAAGCAAGCCAGCTGGGCGTTCATCCACGATTAGCCAAAATGCGCCTAGCAGCGGCAACACCTAAAGAGGTTACTTTGGCCAATGCGTTAGCGGCGTTATTATCAGAGCGCGATTTTTTGGTAAGAGGCGATAGTGCAGATTTGTCCTTGCGTTTGAATATATTGCTAGAAGCGCTCGCTACTAATAAACGGGCTTTCAAACAAGGTTCATCGCATAGCATTAAAGCCAACACTTTAAGAAATGTCATCGCTGACTACCATGCGTTATCACGTAAATCACCCGATGACTTTGAACTTAAACAGTTCAACGATATTGACCTAATCGATACAGCTGGCTATCTGCTGTTGCAGGCTTTTCCAGAACGATTGGCTCAGCGGCGTAACATCAACAGTCACAGATACAAACTAGCAAATGGCCGAGGAGTGGCCCTTGATGATAATGACCCGCTAGTCCAAGCTGAATATCTTGTGGTCACCGATTGTGATGCAGAGCGTCAAGAAGGCCGCATTTTCAGTGCTTTGGAAGTGAGTAAAACGCTTATTCTTGAACGTTTATCTGAGAGTTTAGAGGAACAAGTTGAGTATCAGCTGAGTGATGGCTCGAAAGGCAGTGGCAGCAAAAAAGTAATAGGGCGAGAGGTTCGTCGTTACCATCAACTCATCATTGAAGAGCGCAAAACCGATAGCGTGCCGCGTGAGTTTTTAATGGATTGTGTACAGTCTTTAATAAAAACAGACCACAAAGAAATACTAAATTGGACTAAAGCCTGTGACGCTTGGTTGACCCGTGTTGAGTGGTTAGGTGAGCATTTATCTTCATTTCCGTCCATGACTTTAACCTCAGTACTGGATCAGGCTGACGAGTGGTTGTTACCTTATATTTCTAATATCAGTAGTATTGCAGAAGTTAAACAGCTTGATGTATTCCCGTTATTGACCTCTTTGATAAGTTACGGCCAAAGCAAAATATTAAATAAAGAAGCACCGACCCATTACATCACCCCAGGTGGTAAAAAAGTGCCCATTCTGTACTGCGAGCATCAAGGTCCAACGGTGTCTGTTGTCTTGCAGGAGGTGTTTGGTGAACAAGGGTCTCCGCGTTTGGCAGGGAATACAGTACCATTGCGGTTTGAGTTGTTATCACCAGCGAAAAGGCCGATTCAAATTACCAGTGACCTGGCGCAATTTTGGAGCGGCTCTTACCATGAAGTAGCCAAAGATATGCGGGCAAAATATCCGAAGCACCGCTGGCCGGAAGACCCGGCTAATGAGCTAGCGGGCGCTTCACTAAAGCGCACTTTTAACTCGAATCGATAA
- a CDS encoding CBU_0592 family membrane protein produces MIAVLGWFGSVLYLINHAYISLIKDWKETWYYSGNLIAAVALVISSLFIASYQAVVINGFWAVISLLLLMKFDVTKLSFSKRIFYLGLAFFAFAIVGVAYGNGATSEQFYTVLAWSSSYAFCLSYFLFCAKKLSQISYLALNAYAASALLPLLLVQQNWPVFTLEVCWAVISVYGIFAKLENSHLID; encoded by the coding sequence ATGATTGCTGTATTGGGCTGGTTTGGCTCTGTTTTATATCTCATTAATCACGCCTATATTTCGTTAATCAAAGATTGGAAAGAAACTTGGTACTACAGTGGTAATCTGATTGCGGCGGTCGCATTAGTGATCAGCTCTTTATTCATTGCGTCGTATCAAGCCGTTGTCATCAATGGTTTTTGGGCGGTAATCTCATTACTACTATTAATGAAGTTTGATGTGACAAAGCTATCATTTTCGAAGCGCATATTTTATCTTGGCTTGGCGTTCTTTGCGTTTGCCATCGTTGGTGTAGCGTACGGAAATGGGGCTACCTCAGAGCAGTTTTATACCGTATTAGCTTGGTCTTCTAGCTATGCCTTTTGTCTGTCTTACTTTTTGTTTTGCGCCAAAAAACTCTCACAAATTTCATATCTTGCTCTTAACGCATACGCGGCATCTGCGCTGTTACCTTTGCTATTGGTTCAGCAAAATTGGCCCGTGTTTACCTTAGAGGTTTGTTGGGCTGTTATCTCGGTTTATGGTATTTTTGCCAAATTAGAAAATAGTCACCTAATCGACTAA
- a CDS encoding substrate-binding periplasmic protein, which produces MKLFCFLIIVSVGLLKFSPAHAVDSSLDPILNPNTKTVPIATYQWQPYISGSVRESGTAAELLGQIFSQEDINVEWRYQNYDLAFEMIASGKAQGGFPYFKTAERASRVLFSKPIFSVTNRIYYNRQHEKGLPLTDLAQLKQFKFGRVAGYSYGETIDSYLQSAQIFASEKFALEALLNHEIDFLPMTESVMNTMLNNQFKDQALLVRSVDSIVGHDTMHLIAPKTKQGELLRDRVNSLIEQVKNIKSLSLKVVERTRPKDIARLVTAEGYPAIVGQTSLDENSQYYTLPQGTRVLVLKWSNKIVSASQTDRIYKSMIDLSQVVVLNGPHVGKELFIKNMHLEIQ; this is translated from the coding sequence CATAGTAAGTGTTGGTTTGTTAAAGTTCTCACCAGCTCATGCAGTAGACTCAAGTCTTGACCCTATTTTAAATCCAAATACCAAAACGGTTCCTATTGCGACTTACCAATGGCAACCATATATTTCGGGCTCTGTTCGAGAGTCTGGTACGGCGGCAGAATTGCTCGGCCAAATCTTTAGCCAAGAAGATATTAACGTAGAATGGCGATATCAAAACTATGATCTTGCCTTTGAAATGATCGCCAGTGGCAAGGCACAAGGTGGGTTTCCTTATTTTAAAACAGCAGAGCGAGCATCTCGTGTGCTGTTCTCCAAGCCGATTTTTTCGGTGACCAATCGAATCTATTACAACCGTCAACATGAAAAGGGGTTGCCACTTACAGACCTGGCACAATTGAAGCAGTTTAAATTTGGTCGAGTTGCAGGTTATAGCTACGGAGAAACTATAGATAGCTATTTACAGTCGGCCCAAATCTTTGCGTCTGAAAAGTTTGCACTCGAAGCGTTGCTGAATCACGAAATTGATTTTTTACCTATGACTGAAAGCGTGATGAATACAATGCTGAACAATCAGTTTAAAGATCAAGCACTACTTGTTCGTTCGGTTGATTCTATTGTCGGCCATGACACCATGCACCTTATTGCTCCAAAAACCAAACAAGGTGAGTTACTTAGGGACAGGGTTAATAGTCTGATTGAACAGGTTAAAAATATTAAAAGTTTGTCTCTCAAAGTTGTAGAACGAACAAGACCTAAGGATATTGCTCGACTGGTTACTGCAGAAGGTTACCCTGCCATTGTTGGACAAACGTCTTTGGACGAAAACAGTCAATACTACACGCTACCTCAAGGAACTCGAGTTTTGGTTTTGAAATGGAGTAACAAGATTGTTAGCGCTTCACAAACCGATCGTATCTACAAAAGTATGATAGACCTGAGTCAGGTTGTCGTACTTAATGGTCCTCACGTTGGTAAGGAACTATTTATCAAAAACATGCACTTAGAGATTCAATAA